One window of the Desulfurobacteriaceae bacterium genome contains the following:
- a CDS encoding Bsp6I family type II restriction endonuclease: protein MKIKEKEIILFGEKVRAKVQEFEKSDITRLKELWNLWYRLSQKLKEYSGGEARKINFPEFISEGCWCILTGSVRVIYPSSADTYNLETKRAEQIKASVIENDLTSFGPKSRWDDLYFLDFSRLDGTFDVYKIPTDLLKREILNKKKGETFEDQQKQGRRPRLSLKEFVRKHGISPLYEKVKIW from the coding sequence ATGAAGATAAAAGAAAAGGAAATCATTCTTTTTGGAGAGAAAGTCAGAGCTAAAGTTCAAGAGTTTGAAAAAAGTGATATTACTCGGCTGAAGGAGCTTTGGAATTTATGGTACAGACTCTCTCAGAAACTGAAAGAATATTCGGGTGGAGAAGCAAGAAAAATAAATTTCCCTGAGTTTATAAGTGAAGGATGCTGGTGTATTCTTACAGGAAGTGTACGAGTTATATACCCTTCCTCTGCTGATACTTATAACTTAGAGACCAAAAGGGCTGAACAAATAAAAGCTTCCGTAATAGAGAATGATTTGACTTCTTTTGGTCCTAAATCAAGGTGGGACGACCTATATTTTTTAGATTTTTCGCGTCTGGACGGTACGTTTGATGTGTACAAAATACCAACAGATTTACTGAAGCGTGAAATATTGAATAAGAAAAAAGGAGAAACGTTTGAAGATCAGCAGAAGCAAGGAAGGAGGCCTCGTTTAAGTCTTAAAGAATTTGTACGAAAACATGGAATTTCTCCTTTGTATGAAAAGGTGAAAATCTGGTGA